The Leclercia adecarboxylata region CCGGCCAGTTCGCTCTGAATGCGTTTATTCACGCTGGCGAAAAGCTCCATCTCGCCGCTGGCGATATCCGGGGCCTGCTTCACGATCTCCGGTGCCAGGGTCAGGGTTGTGGCATCGTTCAGCTGTGCGGTCAGACGCTGGATGCGCGCCTGCAGCGCCAGCCTGTCGGCCTCGCTCTCCCCGGCGTTGGAACGAAACTGGGTATCATCCAGACGCAGCAGCGGCGCGCCGGCTTTCACCACCTCGCCTTCATGGACAAAGACCTCAGCGACGATCCCCCCTTCGAGGTTCTGCACTTTTTGCAGGCGGGACGACGGTATAGCCCGCCCTTCCCCGCGCGTCACCTCGTCGATACTGGCCAGCGATGCCCAGAGGATCATGGCGATAAAGAAGGCGAAGATGGCCCACAGCGTGACGCGCACCACTCGCGGGGCATCGTCCAGCAGGGCTTTGTTGACCTCGTTAGTGGTAAAGGGTGCGGGCTGTTTATCTCCTGACAGCCAGCTCATCAGGCGGCTAAGCGTCTCAACGATTCGCATGAATTTGTCCTTTCTTCAGCGCACTCATCACGCTCTCTTTCGGACCGTCGGCAATGATTTTGCCGTTGTCGACGATAATCAGACGATCCACCAGCGTCAGCAGCGACGCACGGTGGGTTACCATCAGCAGCGTTTTGTTGGCGATCGCCGGGGCGAGCGCCTTTTTGATCAGATCTTCGCTGGTGTTATCCATTGAGCTGGTAGGTTCGTCCATCAGCAGCACCGGCGGGTCGAGCAGCAGCGCACGCGCCAGAGCGACAGCCTGCCGCTGGCCGCCGGAAAGACTCATCCCCCGCTCGCCCACCTGCATGTTGTAGCCGGACGGGTGACGACGGGCGAACTCGTGTACCCCGGTCAGGGTGGCCACGCGCAGCATGGTCTCGTCGTCAACATAGCTGGCGCCGTACACCAGATTCTCGCGCAGGGTGCCGCTAAACAGGTGGATATCCTGCGGCGCGTAGCCAATGTTGTGGCGCAGATCGTGAACATCAATCTGGCGGGCATCGATGCCGTCGATCAGCACATTGCCGCTGTTCGGCTGGTAAAAACCGACCAGCAGCTTCGCCAGAGAGCTTTTACCCGACCCGCTGCGCCCGATGATGCCCACCTTTTCCCCGGGCTGGATCGTCAGGGAAACATTGATGAGCGAAGCATACTGATTGCCCGGGTAGATAAAGGTCACATCGCGCAGCTCGATAGCGCCGGAGAGTGTTTCCCGCTTCAGCGGCACTTCGTCGTCCTGCACTTCCTGCTCAAGATCCATCATCCGGTCGATGGTGGCTTTGGTCATCCGCGCGCGCTGGTAGCGGGTGATCAGGCTGCACAGCTGGCCGATGGGCAGCATGGCGCGACGGTGCAGCAGATAGCAGGCGATCAGCCCGCCCATGCTCAGGTTGCCGCCAATAATGATGTAGACTCCGGCCACGATCAGGGCCACGCCGCTGAACTGTTGCAGCCAGGCGGTAAAGTTCACCGCCACATAAGAGAGCGACTTCACCCGCAGCTCCAGCTTGCTCAACTGGCCGGTAAGGTGCTCCCACTGATACTGGCGCTCGCTCTGGGCGTTATTGATCTTGATGGCATCAAGACCAGTAAGCGTCTCCACCAGCATCGCCTGGCGTTCGTTAGAGAGCTGATACGTTTTTTTCACGCGGGACATCAGCGGGCGCTGGATCAGCCAGTTCACCAGCAGCGCCAGCGGATAAGCGAGCAGCGGGATAAACACCAGCGGGCCGCCGATGATGCCAATCACCAGCAGGATCAGCAGGGTAAATGGAAAGTCGATAAAAGCGGTCAGCGTCAGCGACGACAGAAAATCACGAATCGACTGGAACTCCTGGAAGTTCTGCGCAAAGCTTCCCACCCGCTGTGGGCGGAGCTTCATCTTCATCCCCAGCAGCCGCTCGAACAGCGCCGAGGAGACCACCAGGTCGGTTTTCTTGCCCGCCAGATCGAGACAAATACCCCGCAGGATCTTCAGCACAAAGTCGAACACAAAGGCGATGCTGACGCCAATAGCCAGCACCCACAGGGTGGCGGTGGCTTGATTAGGCACGACCCGGTCATAGACGTTCATCACAAACAGCGGGGCGCTGAGCGCCACGAGGTTGACCAGGAAACTGGCGACCACCGCATCCATATAGAGGAATTTCGACAGCCTGAGCGTGTCCTGGAACCAGGATTTTGTGCGCGGCAGCGTGGCCGTCGGCTGGGCATCAAACTCATGCTGCGGGGAGATAAAAATCGCCCGGCCGCTGTAATTCTCCGCCAGCTTTTCGGGCGAGACGGTGATTTCACCGCCCTCCGTTTCACTGGGCAGCAGGCGCGCGCGCTGCTGGTCATCCCAGCCAATGAGCACCGCGGCCTGGTTGTTTTTCAGCAGCAGAATGGCAGGCAGAGAGAGCGCGGTAATGTTTTCCAGCCCACGCTGCATCACCCGCGCCTTGAGCCCGGCCCGTCCGGCGGCGCGGGGAAAGGTCTCTGTCGTCAGGGTGTGGGCGTCCAGCGGCAGCCCCGCGGTCAGGACGTTGCGGCTGGTCACGACGTTATGCAATTTACAGACGATCATCAGCGCGTCCAGCAGCGGATCGTCATGGCTTTGCCGCGGATCCTGTCTGCCCTGCGCCTGCGGGGGCATCTCGATACGATCGGAGGAGTCAATATCAGGCGTCATTCTCTGCCTCAGTGTTCTGCAGACCGCGGTCGCAGATAAAAAAGAGAGGGTTACTGCTGTTTATTGTGCCAGCAACAACCCCGTCAGCCTTTCAGGGCGTCTTACTTTAATTCAGGCAGTTCTGCCTGGGAAGATTTCGCTTGTTCGAGCGGCTCGGCAGCGGACGGCGGCTGAATATTCAGGTTCTTAAGCAGTTCACCGGTACGGGCGCTGATGCGGTAGGTGGTAAACATGTCGACGAACTGCAGCTCGACGTAGCGGCGCTGGGCGCTGAACACTTCGTTTTCGCTGTCCAGCATATCGAGCAGGGTGCGGTCGCCAAGGCTGAACTGCTCCTGATAGGCGCTACGCACCTGCACGCTGCGATCGGCATACTCTTTGGCGATC contains the following coding sequences:
- a CDS encoding type I secretion system permease/ATPase; amino-acid sequence: MPPQAQGRQDPRQSHDDPLLDALMIVCKLHNVVTSRNVLTAGLPLDAHTLTTETFPRAAGRAGLKARVMQRGLENITALSLPAILLLKNNQAAVLIGWDDQQRARLLPSETEGGEITVSPEKLAENYSGRAIFISPQHEFDAQPTATLPRTKSWFQDTLRLSKFLYMDAVVASFLVNLVALSAPLFVMNVYDRVVPNQATATLWVLAIGVSIAFVFDFVLKILRGICLDLAGKKTDLVVSSALFERLLGMKMKLRPQRVGSFAQNFQEFQSIRDFLSSLTLTAFIDFPFTLLILLVIGIIGGPLVFIPLLAYPLALLVNWLIQRPLMSRVKKTYQLSNERQAMLVETLTGLDAIKINNAQSERQYQWEHLTGQLSKLELRVKSLSYVAVNFTAWLQQFSGVALIVAGVYIIIGGNLSMGGLIACYLLHRRAMLPIGQLCSLITRYQRARMTKATIDRMMDLEQEVQDDEVPLKRETLSGAIELRDVTFIYPGNQYASLINVSLTIQPGEKVGIIGRSGSGKSSLAKLLVGFYQPNSGNVLIDGIDARQIDVHDLRHNIGYAPQDIHLFSGTLRENLVYGASYVDDETMLRVATLTGVHEFARRHPSGYNMQVGERGMSLSGGQRQAVALARALLLDPPVLLMDEPTSSMDNTSEDLIKKALAPAIANKTLLMVTHRASLLTLVDRLIIVDNGKIIADGPKESVMSALKKGQIHANR